A window of the Odocoileus virginianus isolate 20LAN1187 ecotype Illinois chromosome 20, Ovbor_1.2, whole genome shotgun sequence genome harbors these coding sequences:
- the LOC139029909 gene encoding stAR-related lipid transfer protein 7, mitochondrial produces the protein MAALAGVFVWDEERIREEELQRSTDEMKRLEEMSGMFRSSGVERHPPEPKSQTEGIEDSGGKEQPWEMVMDKKHFKLWRRPISGTHLYQYRVFGTYTDVTPRQFFNVQLDTEYRKKWDALVIKLEVIERDVVSGSEVLHWVTHFPYPMYSRDYVYVRRYSVDEENNVMVLVSRAVEHPSVPESPEFVRVRSYESQMVIRPHKSFDENGFDYLLTYSDNPQTVFPRYCVSWMVSSGMPDFLEKLHMATLKAKNMEIKVKDYISSKPLEVGSEAKAATPSSERKSEGSCGPARIEYA, from the coding sequence ATGGCGGCGCTCGCTGGCGTGTTCGTGTGGGACGAGGAGAGGATCCGGGAGGAGGAGTTGCAGAGATCCACTGATGAGATGAAACGGTTGGAGGAAATGTCAGGTATGTTTCGGAGCTCTGGAGTTGAGCGCCACCCCCCAGAACCAAAATCCCAGACAGAAGGGATTGAAGATTCAGGAGGCAAAGAGCAGCcatgggagatggtgatggataaGAAACACTTCAAGCTGTGGCGGCGTCCCATTTCAGGCACCCACCTTTACCAGTACCGAGTGTTTGGAACCTACACGGACGTGACACCGCGGCAGTTCTTCAACGTTCAGCTGGATACAGAATATAGGAAAAAGTGGGACGCCCTGGTGATCAAGCTGGAAGTGATCGAGAGGGATGTGGTCAGTGGCTCTGAGGTTCTTCACTGGGTGACCCATTTTCCTTACCCGATGTACTCACGGGATTATGTGTACGTTCGGCGGTACAGCGTGGATGAGGAGAACAACGTGATGGTGTTGGTGTCACGTGCTGTGGAGCACCCGAGTGTGCCCGAGTCTCCGGAATTCGTCAGGGTCCGGTCATACGAGTCCCAAATGGTTATCCGTCCACACAAGTCATTTGATGAGAACGGCTTTGACTACTTGCTGACATACAGTGACAACCCCCAGACCGTGTTTCCGCGCTACTGCGTTAGTTGGATGGTTTCCAGTGGCATGCCAGATTTCCTGGAGAAGCTGCACATGGCCACTCTGAAAGCCAAGAACATGGAGATCAAAGTGAAGGACTATATCTCATCTAAGCCTTTGGAAGTGGGGAGTGAGGCCAAAGCCGCCACCCCATCTTCTGAGCGCAAGAGCGAGGGCAGCTGTGGGCCTGCCCGCATCGAGTATGCCTGA